One Methanocaldococcus sp. genomic window carries:
- a CDS encoding RNase J family beta-CASP ribonuclease, whose protein sequence is MKLEIIAIGGYEEVGRNMTAVNVDGEIIIFDMGVRLDRVLIHEDTDISKLHSLELIEKGIIPNDTVMKNIEGEVKAIVVSHGHLDHIGAVPKLAHRYNAPIIGTPYTIELVKREILSEKKFNVKNPLIVLNAGESIDLTPNLTLEFIRITHSIPDSVLPVLHTPYGSIVYGNDFKFDNFPVVGERPDYRAIKRVGKNGVLCFISETTRINHEGKTPPEIIASGLLKNDLLAADNDKNGVIVTTFSSHIARIKSITDIAEKMGRTPILLGRSMMRYCGIAQDIGLVQFPEDLRIYGDPSSIEMALKTIAKEGKEKYLIIATGHQGEEGAVLSRMATNKTPYKFEKYDCVVFSADPIPNPMNAAQRYMLESRLKLLGVRIFKGAHVSGHASKEDHRDMLRWLNPEHIIPSHGDFNLTAEYTKLAEEEGYRLGEDVHLLRNGQCLSFERII, encoded by the coding sequence GTGAAATTAGAAATTATTGCGATAGGAGGATATGAAGAAGTAGGTAGAAATATGACAGCTGTTAATGTAGATGGAGAAATTATAATATTTGATATGGGAGTTAGGTTAGATAGAGTTTTAATTCACGAAGATACTGATATATCAAAACTACACAGTTTAGAATTAATAGAAAAAGGAATAATTCCTAATGATACAGTTATGAAAAATATAGAGGGCGAAGTTAAGGCAATTGTTGTATCTCATGGACACTTAGATCACATTGGGGCAGTTCCTAAGTTAGCTCACAGATACAATGCTCCAATAATTGGAACTCCATACACAATTGAATTAGTTAAAAGAGAAATTTTAAGTGAAAAAAAGTTTAATGTCAAAAATCCACTAATTGTTTTAAACGCTGGTGAATCTATTGACTTAACACCAAATTTAACCTTAGAATTTATTAGAATTACTCACAGTATTCCAGATTCTGTTTTGCCTGTCTTACATACTCCTTATGGATCTATAGTTTACGGTAACGATTTTAAATTTGACAACTTTCCAGTAGTTGGTGAAAGACCTGATTATAGGGCAATAAAAAGAGTGGGTAAGAATGGAGTTCTTTGTTTTATATCTGAAACTACAAGAATAAATCACGAAGGAAAAACTCCTCCAGAAATTATTGCATCTGGATTATTAAAGAATGATTTATTAGCGGCAGATAACGATAAAAATGGAGTAATTGTTACAACATTCTCTTCACATATTGCAAGAATTAAGTCCATTACTGACATAGCTGAAAAAATGGGTAGAACTCCTATTTTATTAGGTAGGAGTATGATGAGATACTGTGGGATAGCTCAAGATATTGGTTTAGTTCAATTTCCAGAAGATTTAAGAATTTATGGAGATCCAAGTTCTATAGAAATGGCTTTAAAAACAATAGCAAAAGAAGGAAAAGAGAAATATTTAATAATTGCAACTGGTCATCAAGGAGAGGAAGGGGCTGTATTGTCAAGAATGGCTACTAACAAAACACCTTACAAATTTGAAAAATACGATTGTGTTGTATTTTCAGCAGATCCTATACCAAATCCAATGAACGCAGCTCAGAGATACATGTTAGAGTCAAGGTTAAAATTATTGGGGGTTAGAATATTTAAAGGGGCTCATGTTTCAGGGCACGCTTCAAAGGAAGATCATAGAGATATGTTAAGATGGTTAAATCCTGAACATATTATTCCTTCTCATGGAGACTTTAATTTAACTGCTGAATATACAAAATTAGCAGAAGAGGAAGGATATAGATTAGGAGAAGATGTTCATTTATTAAGAAATGGACAGTGTTTAAGTTTTGAAAGGATAATTTAA
- a CDS encoding polyprenyl synthetase family protein translates to MQFDKYILQKIDEELKNYVNKDDKLYNASKHLLFAGGKRIRPYLTVVTYMLKKDDIEKVLPAAVAVELIHNYTLIHDDIMDNDDERRGKPTVHKVYGEPIAILAGDLLYAKAFEAVSKINNEKKSYEVLKILSKACVDVCEGQAMDMEFENYFPSMKEYLEMIRKKTGALLEAAVEIGAVMGDCNEEEGKALKEYAKRIGLTFQIQDDILDLIGDKKKIGKPVGSDIREGKKTIIVIHALKTLDEDNKKKLLNVLGNKNISDEEIMEIIRILKPSIDYAKNLMKEKTEEAKNYLKIFDKDRRKVLEDIADFIIERIY, encoded by the coding sequence ATGCAATTTGATAAGTATATACTACAAAAAATAGATGAAGAACTAAAAAACTATGTAAATAAAGATGATAAATTATATAATGCGTCAAAGCATCTACTATTTGCTGGTGGTAAAAGAATTAGACCATATTTAACTGTTGTAACATACATGCTAAAAAAGGATGATATTGAAAAAGTTCTTCCAGCGGCTGTAGCCGTTGAATTGATTCACAATTACACTTTAATACACGATGATATAATGGATAACGATGATGAGAGAAGAGGAAAACCAACAGTTCATAAGGTTTATGGAGAACCTATAGCAATATTAGCTGGAGATTTATTATATGCTAAAGCCTTTGAGGCTGTTTCAAAGATAAACAATGAGAAAAAATCTTATGAAGTTTTAAAAATTCTATCAAAGGCATGTGTAGATGTTTGTGAAGGGCAGGCTATGGATATGGAATTTGAAAACTATTTCCCAAGTATGAAGGAATATTTAGAGATGATTAGAAAAAAAACAGGAGCATTGTTAGAGGCGGCAGTTGAAATTGGGGCAGTTATGGGAGATTGTAATGAGGAAGAAGGGAAGGCATTAAAGGAATATGCAAAAAGGATTGGATTAACTTTTCAAATACAGGATGATATATTAGATTTAATTGGAGATAAGAAGAAGATTGGTAAGCCAGTTGGGAGTGATATAAGAGAAGGAAAAAAAACAATTATTGTAATTCACGCTTTAAAAACATTGGATGAAGATAATAAGAAAAAACTATTAAATGTCTTAGGAAATAAAAATATTAGTGATGAAGAAATTATGGAAATTATTAGGATATTAAAACCTTCAATTGATTATGCTAAAAATCTTATGAAAGAAAAAACAGAGGAAGCTAAAAATTATTTAAAAATATTTGATAAAGATAGAAGAAAGGTTTTAGAAGATATTGCTGACTTTATAATTGAAAGGATATATTAA
- a CDS encoding DUF2118 domain-containing protein, producing MRIPKLYVENAEKHEGRKVVIENNGKVIRFLDKDEEYRGDGKVLYQVIYDDFDKYVLMGEVKKDMLIEYEVGGVKQLTYIKKGTRLLEIPAEGYKVYPIVNFGCRILEGHRLAALQSRKGDIRFVNTPVNGIVVFLKEVPAKRENYVFYILPEKEIKFEEEL from the coding sequence ATGAGAATTCCTAAATTATACGTTGAAAATGCTGAAAAACATGAAGGAAGGAAAGTAGTTATAGAAAATAATGGAAAAGTTATTAGGTTTTTAGATAAAGATGAGGAATATAGAGGAGATGGGAAAGTATTGTATCAAGTTATATATGATGACTTTGATAAATATGTTCTTATGGGAGAAGTTAAAAAAGATATGCTTATTGAGTATGAAGTTGGAGGAGTTAAGCAATTAACTTATATAAAGAAAGGAACAAGGCTATTAGAAATTCCTGCTGAGGGTTATAAGGTTTATCCAATTGTAAATTTTGGATGTAGAATATTAGAAGGTCATAGATTAGCGGCTTTGCAGAGTAGAAAGGGTGATATAAGGTTTGTAAATACACCAGTTAATGGAATTGTAGTATTCTTAAAAGAAGTTCCTGCTAAGAGAGAAAATTATGTATTCTACATATTACCAGAAAAGGAGATCAAATTTGAAGAAGAACTTTAA
- a CDS encoding DUF749 domain-containing protein has protein sequence MNNSKVEFTATLISILTVKEALNSEMENFVRVRAAIDKRILKEDDVVAIFNISSTTSYQAFFIDKDTDIEKLKEELKKMNVRLNYDSEKILKRYIERLQK, from the coding sequence ATGAATAATAGTAAAGTAGAATTTACTGCTACATTAATCTCTATATTAACTGTTAAAGAAGCGTTAAATAGCGAAATGGAAAATTTTGTTAGAGTTAGAGCGGCAATTGACAAAAGAATATTAAAAGAAGATGATGTAGTTGCAATTTTTAATATATCCTCTACTACAAGTTACCAAGCGTTCTTTATAGATAAAGATACAGACATTGAGAAATTAAAAGAAGAATTAAAAAAAATGAATGTGAGACTTAACTATGATAGTGAGAAAATTTTAAAAAGATACATTGAGAGGTTACAAAAATGA
- a CDS encoding DUF2096 family protein, whose amino-acid sequence MKDVRNLDKQWVILSELSAELVKRGIKVPEIVFEKLRLTYALISYYILDPHVSITMLPNIEKELNFIQSKLFSLCNSELLEEYLNKMTKVIRGELNVKFPLNRSIYTKEVRKKGKVESIRVKLQREIQIERLSDLGEWYGVIFEYSDEDNKIVIEGNIDRVKRALKDFAIIWKEEF is encoded by the coding sequence ATGAAGGATGTTAGAAACTTAGATAAACAGTGGGTAATATTATCTGAGCTATCAGCTGAATTAGTTAAAAGAGGGATTAAAGTTCCCGAAATTGTTTTTGAAAAGCTTAGATTAACCTATGCCCTTATATCCTATTACATATTAGACCCCCATGTATCTATAACTATGCTTCCAAATATTGAAAAAGAATTAAATTTTATCCAATCTAAACTATTTAGTTTATGTAATTCAGAATTATTAGAGGAATATTTAAATAAAATGACAAAAGTTATTAGAGGAGAATTAAATGTAAAATTCCCGTTAAATAGAAGTATATACACTAAAGAAGTTAGAAAAAAAGGAAAAGTAGAATCAATAAGAGTAAAATTACAGAGAGAAATTCAAATAGAAAGATTAAGCGACTTAGGAGAATGGTATGGTGTTATATTTGAATATAGTGATGAAGATAATAAAATAGTTATTGAGGGAAATATAGACAGAGTAAAAAGAGCTTTAAAAGACTTTGCAATTATTTGGAAAGAGGAATTTTAA
- a CDS encoding V4R domain-containing protein, whose protein sequence is MTSAIKIIEMLKVIDNRAKFIGIKLNMMKNLLEKYKDDKELLKEVLKLTEGTRLHELILEAYPPLEKLKEELKKEEIIPIVDIEEKKPEEFCHFEGHISIIAYIREYMKKYYFGSTVKKIFYEIGKDYAIKMGIDNYDKMINIMKEEFGETYIEKSEPITFIVKNSKEAMNCRALEPVCYLTAGFIAGCLENITEKKYIIEVIEKKCMALGDPYCQFIVKRYIKL, encoded by the coding sequence ATGACTTCAGCCATAAAAATTATTGAAATGTTAAAGGTTATTGACAATCGAGCAAAATTTATTGGAATAAAATTAAATATGATGAAAAATTTATTAGAAAAATATAAAGACGATAAAGAATTATTAAAAGAAGTTTTAAAACTAACAGAGGGTACAAGACTTCATGAGTTAATATTAGAAGCCTATCCTCCTTTAGAAAAATTAAAGGAAGAATTAAAAAAAGAGGAAATTATTCCAATAGTAGATATTGAAGAGAAAAAACCAGAGGAATTTTGTCATTTTGAAGGTCATATTTCTATTATTGCATATATAAGAGAATACATGAAAAAATACTATTTTGGATCTACTGTAAAAAAAATTTTTTATGAAATAGGTAAAGATTATGCAATTAAAATGGGTATTGATAATTATGATAAAATGATTAATATCATGAAAGAGGAATTTGGAGAAACATATATTGAGAAATCCGAACCTATAACATTTATTGTTAAAAATAGTAAAGAGGCTATGAATTGTAGAGCATTAGAACCTGTTTGCTATTTAACAGCAGGTTTTATAGCCGGATGTTTAGAAAATATAACTGAAAAAAAATATATAATTGAGGTTATTGAAAAAAAATGTATGGCATTGGGGGATCCCTACTGTCAATTTATTGTAAAAAGATATATAAAATTATAA